aggctggtcttgaactcctgacctcaggtgacccgcctgccttggcctcccaaagtgctgagattactggcgtgagccaccatgcctggctgataggAATATTTTTGAAAGACCTTTTCATGGTACTTTACAACCTGGAAGGAATGGCTTTTTCTTCTCTCAGGAAAACATGTAAGATTAACCAGTATTTAgactacagcaaaaaaaaaaaaaaaaccttgcagactacaaaaattacttttttttaggGAAGTGGGCCATTTTTATACAGCATGAGTTTGCTAAGTAACTTTACCTGTTTATAGACATTTTAACTATTTCTGATATTGATTGTTACTGGTTTTTATTTCACCAGTAAAAGTGCTTGGGGAGAGAAAATCTTTAGagcatttgtttcttttccttccttagttatttctttttgaaacattaATCTTTGACAATAAATATGATAAGAAAAGCAACAAACAAGCAGTGGGTTTGTATAGTGTGTGGGAAAccgcaggccaaggcaggttaGAAGTTCCTGTGACTCCGCAGCATGTTCTGTGGGACCACCAAGAGTCTACAGTGTGGTAGTacactccttttcttcttctcccaaAGGTCTCAAACAGCTTAGATGGGAGGCTGAACGTGATGACTGGCTACACAACAGAGATGCAAAAAGTAtcatcaagaaaaagaaacattttaaaaagaagaggattAAAAccactcaaaaaactaaaaagcaaaggaaatgagTTATTAATGTAAATTATAGATTAAAATTCTACTTACATCTAATTTTTGCTGTTCAACCATGTTTTTTGATCTAGCTCTCTGATTCCATACATTCCAGACTTCTCAGTGGATTTGtaataaactataaataaaaatagctctCATTTATAAAGTCATGTGGAAACattgttaaaattaaatgtattgaaaaaaacaacttcttttttccatattgctacataacaaaatgaaaaagaggacagtAGGATTACAGACTTCACATATAAGTCCTGGCGTCTCTGATGATTGTAATGAGCACTATTTCGTCTAACTACATGATGTCATCTTGTTCAGTCTTTATCTActtgacagagagagacagctcCAAGAAGTTAGCAAACCTGAGATGATACTGATCTTTTAAAACCAAAGGTTTAAACTGTGGTTTGATTCTATCACCTCATATATGAATGATTCCAGAGTTTACATTCTTAACCACTAGAATTCAGAATCCAGCCCATTACCTAATTCTCCTCTCACTAGAATAGATGAGAATTTATTCTAGTCTCAGAAGAACTAAAATAGATGTGAATAGTATTGTTAGAAATTCCTTGTAAAGAAATTACTACATAATTTATAGGTTACCTGAAGAAGttgttttatacttatttttacttAAGGAAAAACATACCTTCCAAGATGAAGGGATGTTTCTTGCTCATTGTTTGCCTGAAATCTGATGGAAAAAAGGATGTCTTGAAATTAGATATGAACAGAAATTCATTATATTAACACAGCCACAATTTAATGCTAGCTTTAGGGTCCATATGATGGGAACCATATAGATTAGAAATTTGTTTTAAGGTCTTTCTGGTAATCCAGGAACgatctccttttgtttttttgagtcaggatctctccctgttgcccaggctgcagtacagtggcacaatcacagtccACCACTGCCTAGACCCCCCTGGGCTGGGCTCAAGggagcctcctgcctcaacctcccgcatagctgggactacaggagcacaccacca
The window above is part of the Symphalangus syndactylus isolate Jambi chromosome 14, NHGRI_mSymSyn1-v2.1_pri, whole genome shotgun sequence genome. Proteins encoded here:
- the CEBPZOS gene encoding protein CEBPZOS, encoding MAHTLEPLAKKIFKGVLVAELVGVFGAYFLFSKMHASQDFRQTMSKKHPFILEVYYKSTEKSGMYGIRELDQKTWLNSKN